In the Epinephelus lanceolatus isolate andai-2023 chromosome 6, ASM4190304v1, whole genome shotgun sequence genome, one interval contains:
- the LOC144463683 gene encoding cornifelin homolog A-like, whose product MAHSMTAWNSGLFDCCEDKCSCCYGFFCCPCLACSVAGKFGENRCLPLCDILSPAILAACGLPLCAPPAALSLRTGIRHAYGIKGSICKDIMTSCFCMWCSWCQMHRELKYRKKQPTVVVNMQPGPVR is encoded by the exons ATGGCGCACTCCATGACAGCCTGGAACTCGGGCCTCTTTGACTGTTGTGAGGACAAGTGTTCTT GCTGCTATGGTTTCTTTTGCTGCCCATGTCTTGCCTGCTCGGTTGCTGGGAAATTTGGAGAGAACCGATGTCTCCCATTATGTGACATACTCAGCCCTGCCATATTAGCAGCCTGTGGACTCCCTCTGTGTGCGCCTCCTGCAGCCTTGTCTCTACGGACTGGCATTCGACACGCATATGGTATCAAG GGTTCTATCTGTAAGGATATCatgacttcctgtttctgtatGTGGTGCTCCTGGTGTCAGATGCATCGTGAGTTAAAATATCGCAAGAAACAACCGACTGTCGTTGTCAACATGCAGCCTGGTCCAGTACGATAA